ATTGTTCTGATTTTACTTATGGTATTTTCCACTGTATGTATGGCTGAAAAAACAGAAGAACAGATGTATGACAATGTAATAAGCGTAAATGTATGGCCATATCTTGGCGCGTTTTTTAATCTGGGATATGAAAGAAAGATAATTGATAATTTAAGCGTAAGGGTAAGGGGTTTTTACTGGGGAATGAACCAGGCAGGCTGGGGGCTTATGGGATACGGAGCGGATATTTTCTTTCATCCGCAGAATAAAGCTCTGGTTGGATGGTTTGTAGGGCCAAGGTTTGATTCGTGGGTGGCCTCATATTCGGAAAATGGTGAGACGGCAAATGGCGCCCTTTATTTTCTTGGGCTTCAGGCAGGCTACAGATGGGTATTTGAAGGCGGTT
This Candidatus Goldiibacteriota bacterium DNA region includes the following protein-coding sequences:
- a CDS encoding DUF3575 domain-containing protein, encoding MGKKAAAIVLILLMVFSTVCMAEKTEEQMYDNVISVNVWPYLGAFFNLGYERKIIDNLSVRVRGFYWGMNQAGWGLMGYGADIFFHPQNKALVGWFVGPRFDSWVASYSENGETANGALYFLGLQAGYRWVFEGGFEMGISLGGMKNFAASITSPDANFDVDPPFSGVILPSFDYELGWAF